TATGCATctcaaaataatgataaaaaactAATTAATTCTTCACGATAATTTGAGGTGTTGTGAAGTTTGCTGAATTCCCTTGAAATCGAATCCTGCATAtaggatcgtgggtgcacactatTGAAGAGTCCCACTATGGGAAAAAAAAGCCCGTTCGGTGCTTCAAGGTTgtctaataaataaaatgagaatTAATATTTTTTGTACTTGGGTTATCGGATTTATTTCGTTAAAATTCCTACCATTCATCGTTGGAACTAATCAGAAGTATACACTATTGAAGTCATTTCTATCCTATCTGTATATTATGAGTAAAGTCAGGTTTTGTTTTATGCTTTGTTTACCCGGTTTATGATGTTTAAAATGACTTAAATATGCTTAATAATGCCATGTTTATTTTaccaatgttattttctatgaaCTAGATTAAAGTGTTGGTTCTTCATCATCATGTAATGATggtatagtgaacgagaacacgagTAGGAACAATCGaccttcttaatcttctgccgccaggcatttcattttcgactgatgatacatactacttatatccgtcAAAATCAGGAGCACACGCAACAATAGTACTTTGGATATGGTGTAAAATTtcatgttatttttttattattactttagaTCATGTAAATATTGAGATTAACGTTAGTTCTAGCTCTAGATAGTGTTAGATCTGTTCAAGATATTGTTTACctttatttttcattcttttgattGGTTTTACCACAGTTGTTAAGATTTATTAATGTTGTGACCGAACATTTAATGAACCATTATTTAGTTTCTTGGCATTTTATTGATACAAACCATGAATTTCTTGATGATTCTTGGTgctaccttttcctctgatctctcttgttCTTCTCATGTCTTACTGTTATTGAATaaagttttccgtctgacttattACATAAAGAGGCTGCATTCTTTTGGAATTACTCGGCATTTACTCTCACAATTTGTCAATCCTTGCATATTACCGATTATACTTTACTGTTCTCTATTATCCTTTCCAGGACTTTTGAGAGAAGAGTTTGCTGCATTACAAAGACTGCTAAAGGTGGTTAActaggtgtgtggtgaatcttttgaggtcattattaatatggttgtggatagacatctagaGTCTTGCAAacttgttatgtcccgacaagaataatgaatggtaacttttgggatctattgatgaaccaatactaaacgtatatttgtattgtataattattaagtaactaaacgatgcatattcatattcgtCTTATTATAaggtttattttgacccataaactattatcatacgttctaccattcttgagttaaaCCCCGTATAATAATTACTACCTctctcattcacagccacatttggctaattcttgtacaaatgttgttttctattttattggtacgttgttgtttgtttgattggtgtataaactcagtatgcttgaaatataatgattcatattgcagaggctgatattggtgttctggacttaactggctggtcTAGGCgaaaagcaggaccaatcaggactctaggctgctcgaacgtgtttacgcgtcctttagtccgatcgataattcccTGCTTCTGATTGGTGACCTTAAGTTATAACAAAACTCCTGGCAAGTGTTTTCTTaacagatactaaccatccccttcattTACATCTTTCTCCTTCTATATTTTCCGGAAGAACTAGACGTCAACACATTAAAATCTATGCACGcgagcaaaagtataaaagttctataatattTTATCTGGCAagtatactctgtgacgaacaggttatTAGAGTTGATCTAGTCAATAAACTGTATTCTTAAACAAGCTTCTAATTGAATTTTTGTACTGATCCAGCTCTTTCTTTTCAcctttttcctttctttttcttttctctgtTTTTGTggaagaaacttgttgaaataccccgTGCTGAGGATTCTTTATTGTACcaaaaacataatattgaatggagccattaataataataatattaataataatcagcaTGTAATTGATCAATAAAGATGATAGATATATCGATCATTTTTATGAATCGTTTCATATGACATGGAATTATACGAACCAAAATACAGTGCTAATACTTTGCTAAATGTATCTTTGATATGCACAAGTTTTACCTAAAAACAACCCCGCCCATAATTTCAAGCCTAACATTAAGTCTAAGCAATATTAACTGACTTAAAGACATGTGTAGTATAATGCACAGTAAGAAAATGACAGTAAAAAAAATACGAATATCATAAACTCTACATCTTGAATTGCAAACATAATTAGAATGTATCAGATGGGGTTTTGTGCATgttgtagtaattttagtagttgagatcacgagtctattgaagctggaccaccatggagaacctgaaagcactggacggccgtttcgtcctattgtgggactcattaGCAaagcatatccacgatcccgcattgcgagattcaaacccatgaCCTACCGGTCTTGCGCGTGATcgcctaacctctaaaccactggtGAAGTTCGACccagtctgttgtgagatagtaactcactgacggCAATGATGGATGTatggctcaatttcatggattagctgaagttagacatcaacacagttggatgccggtttaGTGGTCTGgttgttaagcgttcgcacgcgagaaagataggccctgggttcgaatctcgtgggaggcatggtcgtggatgcgcactgctgagaagtcccatactagaatgaaacggctgtccagtgcttccaggttttccatgattgtctagcttcaattgactcataaattcaaccaatataataattagaatatattgtttcaaattattattattattatgaatggccttattcaatattatattattggcACAACATCGGATTCTCAGCACAAAATATTCCTCCAactttccgtttcttatttcttgatcgattcaAATggtaaatattgagtgatctgaagttagatgttagcaattcgcgaatcgacatctaaataacGTCCATTCTTTTTAATGGATATTGTCAGCCACTACGATATCCCTGATTGGTCTCTTTTATAACATATACAGCGAAATGTTCTAAACGTTTCACAAAAACACTTGAATAGGTTATAAGACTACTAGGCATATTGAtgtgttgaaacaaacaaaagacagaTAGCTTATTGAACTGTCTATTTGACTAGGACAGGTAGTTCAGATAATTAAGTAGGTCATCAATTTGTGTTTGTTTAGCCCATTAAACAAACCGAATATTACGTAATATTACacgtgtggtgcgtgctacttatattgatataaacagtatattatgcgagtcaggaatgtagtgtctggcagcagaagatgagggaagatcaagaaaggaagagcgagaacacaatggaatttgtaagaaaccgcatgaacaataaaaatgtaagaacaatgaagtctgaggcattttgagacacttggtggacattttgcaaattaacgatttaatacatggttctcagattttattgagatattctgtaattttgtgtcaaatacattctcTTGTCCCCACCCATGTTCTTTTTCACTACACACGTACTATTTTACACAACAACATGTCTATATTAAATTGAATAACCCTAGTCtatattcttaagattacaatatttttcCTCTCATTTTCAACATATTCTTGCATAGTTGTTAGTTATTGTGatttattcaacatattttgtTTAGTATTATGTTAAATGAAGCATGATCCGATCATCTAGTAATGAAgcttttctttctttatttgcCAAATCTATTAAGAATATTTACCTAGTGATTGATTCAGTTGCTATTTATCATCAACTAATTGTATACTTAGAATGCTTTcaagagaaaagaaaatgaaCATTAGGTTTAGTGTTTGAAAAGACAAGAAATACTTTTAAAATACTAATGATTATAAAACGAAGTATATACTTCAGGtcctttaattattgtttttttagcTACCTATTTTATGCTCTATTGTCTACCTATGTATTGAATGTTTGTATGTGAAGTATTACTATGAGGTGAGGTCTAATAATTTGTGTACATAAAGcaatcatttttaaaataacataTTAAGCAATTGAAATGTAGAGAAACAGAAGATTGCCTACTGTGTCTTTTTATTGGACTCATGATTAGGCATAAATTCTGTttgtatcccgataagaataatgaatggtaagtgttgggatccatttatggaccaatactatacgtatattttttatcgtataatcgttaaataactaaactattcatattcgtgttcctcttatcataagctttattttgacctatgaattcttatcatacgatttaccattcctgagttatacccagtatattaatcactacctctctcattcacagccacatctggttAATTTtcgtacaaatgttgttttctattttatggtacgttgtggtctgtttggttagtatataaaccctatatgcttgaaataaatgattcatatctgaGATGTCGAGATTGGTGTTCtaaacttaactggctgggctagacaggaaatAGGACCGATAAGGACCCTAGACTACTCGtatgggttttatgcgtcattgttctggtcgataattcactgttctctaattggcggtgtCATCATGATATATATTAACAGgacacacaggccacaagttataacaaagtCATACTAACTGACGAATCAACAGGAGCCAAGATTATCTCTGCTTCAACTCAAGGTTAATCATGTCAGTCGAGAGGTATCACTTACCAGAACTTAGGATATTTATTTCTAAACGAAAAAGTATTTGCATAGTGGTGAAATTATAACTAAGGTTCCGACTGACGAATCTTCTCTATAAATATTTACTAACGTCACATTCAGAACATTATGTCATTATATGAATATTTAACTGCAACCAGTTTTTACATCACTACTAATGTTactaatatttttaaatttatatattgtctTAAGGTATCTCTATGTTAGAGTATcgaattcattgaaatgaatttttGCAAGTGCAAGCACTTAATCTTCTTTACTTTCTATTATcaaacattctattcctgactagtgttatatactacttatatcgatataagtaacacacatacacacgcaCATCACAATAGATCATACATATATCAATATATAGTTTCCCTTAGCAACAGAAAACATTCAAAAAAGATACATGGATACACAAACTGTATCcatcaatcaaaaatattaaaaaaaaaacaaaaaataaagaaaatatctctgttatttccatttatttttaatattttcttttttttaattcacaatcaaatatttttttaaattctttaCGAAATCTTGAACCAACAGcacaatataaataaaaatttatagcATGATTTATATACATTAATACTTCAGCTATATTATCAAATAATTCTAATAGTATCATATTATGTATAAGAAATTGTTGTTTccatgttaataataatttaattaatacaaCTGGTGCTGTTGTCATTAAAAATACACATGAGATTAACATTAATAATATAGTTAATTGACGCATTTCATTAGAATATAAATGAGATGATCTTGTAATTAGATTAATTGGTTTATTAGTAATACCTTTtagattatgatgatgatgattattgttgttgttgtatggTTTTAATTGCATATTGACACTTGGATGTTTACATTTACATAAGTTCCTATCAATCAGACTATGATTAGTTGGATGAAATAtatcaatattatcattattattattattatgtaaatcaTCACTATGGCAACTATTCAAAGAATCAGTACTTGGACTATATGGTGTAATCATTTGTAAATGTAATGTCAAATGTTTTCTATtatataatgatgatgatgaacatAAAGATGATTGATTTTTAGAATGAACAATTTGattcattttcattgataaattacgtaattttttattatttcgatgatgatgatgatgatgatgaataggattattattatcagtagtatattgatGATATAAAAATTTTGTTGATGAATATTTACCAATTAAATGAGCACGTTGTTTTGTAGCCCAACGTATATGaattaatataattatatttgatattaatataataataaatggtaaaTAACCATATAATGTAGCATCAATCCATATCCATATAGATTGAAAaccattttgtttaaatataaaataaaaatcacatattaaattatcatttaaatcatgtaaattattattcaataattgtatagtattattattaatattgaattttaaataataatcattagttGCTAAGGGAAATTTTGTATGATTTTGATCATAGTAACTAGAATTTGTTGTTACTAAGTTAACAGTGATAAAAAAATGTATACATATTATTGATgataaaatacataaaataataattgatatatatGAACGTTTAATACGATTAATACAAATTGAATTGATTGGTGATATAACAACTATAGTACGTTCAACAGTAATTAATACAATAATCCATACAGATATATAACTTGTTGTCACCCCAATAAATTGTATTGATTTACATAATAACCAATGTTTATCTTCTATacgtataaataataatttatctaaCCATCTACGTAATAAACCAATACATAATACACCTTCATCAACAATtgctaaaaataataaataaatatgtgtaGATGGATATAATGTAGTACGTTTATAAAAtactaaaaatgaaaataaattaccaATGGTAccaataaaaaatattaatgGTGGTATATAATTCCATATTAATTCAATTGTTTGACATATCATCATTATAACAGATAatggaatattattattattattattattattattattattattattattatacattgaATCATATTGTACAGGAATCAATAAAGTATTCAATGGAGCATTATTGTTGAATACATTCAACGgatcattttgattatttgttgaataaatataagatgataatgatgatgatgatagatTAGTAGTAGTCATATTTGTATATCTTTCTAAGAGATAATCGGTGGATGATAATTTTTCGATATTATCTGATTGATTATGAATGAATCCAATCGTTGATAGAAGGATTGATTCGATAAATGATTTTTGTATAATTGAATGTTTTATATAATCGCAAACAAAATATGAACTAAATGAAGTCATCTTGATTAGATACAAAATGATAgaaacaaaaaattttttttccttAGTAACTATATAGCTTTTGTCTCAGTTTATGTTAGAAACTAAGTTGATCCTTTTAAATGAATTCACTAATGTACAAGTAAATTGTGGTAGTTTCATTTGATTGGTCAAATGAATTTATGTGAAATAATGATATGATTGGTTAATTCAGTGGATAATTCAAATAGAATGTAGTTTCAATTTTGGTATGTTTTAACCAGGATAGAATTGGATGAaaagtgctggtgggcggcttatgctcctttGAGAGGGGTAACaggaataagtaagtaagtaagtaaaccgGCAACTAATTCAGGTGTAAGGAAAAACTGTCATTGATAAAATATAAGTTACTTATATATGTGTTAGGTCagaaacttatatatatatatatatatatatatatatatatatatatatatatatatatatatatatatatatatatatatatatatatatatatatatatatatatatatatatatatatatatatatatatatatatatatatatatatatatatatatatatatagtttctgACCTAACACATATCCAGAATGAAAGTACAGTAAATTAAGTCCACGAAACATTGGTTTGTGGATATTTGGTGGTAGTGGGATTGCAAACTGTTGTATcacgataagaataatgagtggtaattttttgcgatctatttatggactaatgcTGTGCGTatatttttgtcgtataattgttaattaactaaactattcatattcatattcctcttattataagctttgttTTAACCTATGGACTTTTATTATACGATTTCcaattcttgaattattccctgtctattaatcactacctcgcacattcacagccacatttggccaaatcttgtacaaatgttgttttctattttatggtctgcttaattggtatataaacccggtctgtttgaaattattgattcatatcgcagaggctgaggttggtgttctggacttaactggctgagctAGGCGGGAAgaaggaccaatcaggactctaggctgctcgcacgtgttttacgcgttcttggtccgatcgataagtcactgctctctaatctgaggtcacaagttataacataaacctttgatttttttatttatgactAGTCATTCTTAATAACTACATCTCAAAGTTATTATTCAGAATAAGACTGCAACTTAGTTGCCAATTGCATAAAGACCTGATGTTTGCAGTGATAATCACAGTGTTTCATACCTCAGCGTGATTATCAACACTTACAGCTAATTCTATTTGTCTTCCTGAATCCTAACGCTGGCTACAATCCATAATATAATCGTTTCAGTTTTTTCACAAAAAATACATCACAAATAAACGAAATTGAAGAACTATTTCTTATAAAGGGATTGTATGCTTACAAACACAGTGGAAATCGATGACTAATGAAGGTATGATTACAAATGTTTATTGCCTGCTTGTAAATATTCTCTTCTAAAATTTATAGTCATTGATGAATACAAATGTAGCATATTTTGATCTACGAAACGATTTCTCAAGATCAGTATAAATAAGAATGTATTTTCAATAGTGGTTCTACTGAATATATTTGTTTCCATTATGCATAATGTATAATATAGCTATTTGTAAGTAGTTattctttaatagttgaattctttagtcgatttaagctagaccaccattagaaaacctggaagcactggacagccatatcgtcctaatatgagactcgtGAGAACTTTGCGTtaatatccaacggtgttaatgtctaacttcaaccaattcacgatgtCGTGCGACTGTCCACCAAtgttttcagtgagtaactacCTAGCAACATACACGGTAGAACTACA
This DNA window, taken from Schistosoma haematobium chromosome 7, whole genome shotgun sequence, encodes the following:
- a CDS encoding hypothetical protein (EggNog:ENOG41KOG1657~COG:K), which encodes MTSFSSYFVCDYIKHSIIQKSFIESILLSTIGFIHNQSDNIEKLSSTDYLLERYTNMTTTNLSSSSLSSYIYSTNNQNDPLNVFNNNAPLNTLLIPVQYDSMYNNNNNNNNNNNNNNIPLSVIMMICQTIELIWNYIPPLIFFIGTIGNLFSFLVFYKRTTLYPSTHIYLLFLAIVDEGVLCIGLLRRWLDKLLFIRIEDKHWLLCKSIQFIGVTTSYISVWIIVLITVERTIVVISPINSICINRIKRSYISIIILCILSSIICIHFFITVNLVTTNSSYYDQNHTKFPLATNDYYLKFNINNNTIQLLNNNLHDLNDNLICDFYFIFKQNGFQSIWIWIDATLYGYLPFIIILISNIIILIHIRWATKQRAHLIGKYSSTKFLYHQYTTDNNNPIHHHHHHHRNNKKLRNLSMKMNQIVHSKNQSSLCSSSSLYNRKHLTLHLQMITPYSPSTDSLNSCHSDDLHNNNNNDNIDIFHPTNHSLIDRNLCKCKHPSVNMQLKPYNNNNNHHHHNLKGITNKPINLITRSSHLYSNEMRQLTILLMLISCVFLMTTAPVVLIKLLLTWKQQFLIHNMILLELFDNIAEVLMYINHAINFYLYCAVGSRFRKEFKKIFDCELKKRKY